The Pseudobacteroides sp. genome includes a region encoding these proteins:
- a CDS encoding radical SAM/SPASM domain-containing protein, with amino-acid sequence MNITLHLTSKCNLNCKYCYVNKSACTNMDFETAKKSIDMALGYSKKHIGISFFGGEPLLKKDLIQSVIEYTKHLERKHQKSFCFNMTTNGILLDEQFIKYSIKENIFISLSMDGTKAAHDYNRIDHKGNGTYDILLEKVKTLIDLCPYTPVMQTVCINNLDLFYDSVLHLFGLGFMTIITSVNLSDLWTDKSLLRLKKQYEKLARLYFQKTDNGDKFYFSPFDTKINSYVDNKRSFEYCDLGLSQVSISPEGLIYPCIQFVGDKNYIIGNVDKGLDFQKRDEIYKISKESIKQCNECAVKNRCLSRCSCLIKQTTGSLGSISPILCSHERMLIPIADKIAEELYKKRSAMFIHKHYNNYIKSAKD; translated from the coding sequence ATGAATATTACCCTTCACCTTACCTCCAAATGTAACCTTAATTGCAAATACTGCTATGTAAATAAATCTGCCTGCACCAACATGGACTTTGAAACAGCAAAGAAGTCCATAGACATGGCATTGGGTTACAGCAAAAAACATATAGGTATATCTTTCTTTGGCGGTGAACCCCTCCTAAAAAAGGATTTGATTCAATCAGTCATCGAATATACAAAACACCTTGAAAGAAAGCACCAAAAAAGTTTCTGTTTCAACATGACTACCAATGGAATACTGCTTGATGAGCAATTTATAAAGTATTCAATAAAGGAAAACATCTTTATATCCTTAAGCATGGATGGAACTAAAGCAGCCCATGATTATAACCGTATCGACCACAAAGGCAACGGTACATATGATATCTTACTTGAAAAGGTAAAAACTCTGATTGATTTATGCCCGTATACCCCTGTTATGCAGACAGTTTGCATCAACAACCTGGATTTATTTTATGATTCAGTTTTACACCTTTTCGGTCTGGGCTTTATGACCATTATTACATCTGTAAACCTTAGTGATCTTTGGACAGATAAAAGCCTTTTAAGATTAAAAAAGCAGTATGAAAAACTGGCCCGATTGTACTTTCAAAAAACAGATAATGGTGACAAGTTTTATTTCAGCCCTTTTGACACTAAAATAAACTCATATGTGGATAATAAAAGGAGTTTTGAATATTGCGACTTGGGACTAAGCCAAGTATCTATTTCGCCTGAAGGACTTATATATCCTTGCATACAATTTGTTGGAGACAAGAATTATATAATAGGTAATGTAGATAAAGGCTTGGATTTTCAAAAAAGAGACGAAATATATAAAATTAGTAAAGAATCCATAAAACAATGCAATGAATGTGCTGTCAAAAATCGGTGTCTTAGCCGCTGTTCTTGCCTTATAAAGCAAACGACAGGCAGCCTTGGAAGTATTTCTCCAATACTATGCAGCCACGAAAGGATGCTTATTCCGATAGCCGATAAGATTGCAGAAGAGTTGTACAAAAAAAGGAGTGCAATGTTTATTCATAAGCATTATAATAATTATATCAAAAGTGCAAAAGACTAA